From the Leucobacter tenebrionis genome, one window contains:
- a CDS encoding amino acid permease: MSTPQTLRQQLFRVKPVPRDGGEGGSKLKRSIGLFQLTLIGVGGTIGTGIFFILSEAVPIAGPAVIWSFIIAATVAGLSALCYAELASSVPVSGSSYSYAYSTLGELPAMGVAACLLLEYGVSTAAVAVGWSQYVNQLMGNLFGFQLPQALSAAPEEGGVINLPAVILIAMCAFLLVRGTSHSVVANTIMVLIKIAVLLFFVAVGITGWNANNFADFAPFGFSGVMTGAGLIFFSFVGLDAVATAGDEAKNPRRNLPIALVAALVVVTTMYVLVAVAALGAQPTSEFEGQSAGLSQILENIIGASWPGTLVAAGAVISIFSVTLVVLYGQTRILFAMSRDGMAPKIFQKVNPRTMTPIANTIIVSVIVAILAGVLPINFLAEMTSIGTLAAFTVVSIAVMVLRKREPDLERKFRVPLYPVIPILSIIGCLWIIKDLRPITIFVFLGWTLVVLVWWWFTGRKNSVLGEQLKTGLIRLVGPGRYREGDAERAAEHLETGTLRIPDVTEGDPVVSAGEPGSAGGSGSSSSDGGTGSRR; encoded by the coding sequence ATGTCCACACCGCAAACGCTGCGACAGCAGCTCTTCCGTGTGAAGCCTGTGCCGCGCGACGGCGGTGAGGGCGGCAGCAAGCTGAAGCGCAGCATCGGCCTCTTCCAGCTGACGCTCATCGGCGTCGGCGGCACGATCGGCACCGGTATCTTCTTCATCCTCTCCGAGGCGGTGCCGATCGCGGGTCCCGCGGTGATCTGGTCGTTCATCATCGCGGCCACGGTCGCGGGCCTCTCGGCGCTGTGCTACGCCGAGCTCGCGAGCAGCGTGCCGGTGTCGGGATCCTCCTACTCCTACGCCTACAGCACCCTGGGCGAGCTGCCGGCGATGGGCGTCGCGGCCTGTCTGCTGCTGGAGTACGGCGTCTCGACAGCCGCGGTGGCGGTCGGCTGGTCGCAGTACGTGAACCAGCTGATGGGCAACCTGTTCGGCTTCCAGCTGCCGCAGGCGCTGTCGGCGGCCCCCGAAGAGGGCGGCGTCATCAACCTGCCGGCCGTGATCCTGATCGCGATGTGCGCCTTCCTGCTGGTCCGCGGCACGTCCCACTCGGTCGTAGCGAACACCATCATGGTGCTCATCAAGATCGCCGTGCTGCTGTTCTTCGTGGCCGTCGGCATCACCGGTTGGAACGCGAACAACTTCGCCGACTTCGCACCCTTCGGCTTCAGCGGCGTGATGACCGGCGCGGGGCTCATCTTCTTCTCGTTCGTCGGCCTCGACGCCGTCGCGACCGCGGGCGACGAGGCGAAGAACCCTCGCCGCAACCTGCCGATCGCGCTTGTCGCGGCCCTCGTCGTGGTGACCACAATGTACGTGCTGGTCGCGGTGGCGGCGCTGGGTGCGCAGCCCACCTCCGAGTTCGAGGGGCAGTCGGCGGGGCTCTCGCAGATCCTCGAGAACATCATCGGGGCGAGCTGGCCCGGCACCCTCGTCGCAGCGGGCGCGGTGATCTCGATCTTCAGCGTGACGCTCGTGGTGCTCTACGGCCAGACGCGCATCCTGTTCGCGATGTCGCGCGACGGCATGGCGCCCAAGATCTTCCAGAAGGTCAACCCGCGCACGATGACCCCGATCGCGAACACCATCATCGTGTCGGTGATCGTCGCGATCCTCGCGGGTGTGCTGCCCATCAACTTCCTCGCCGAGATGACCTCGATCGGTACGCTCGCCGCGTTCACGGTCGTATCGATCGCGGTGATGGTGCTGCGCAAGCGCGAACCCGATCTCGAGCGCAAGTTCCGCGTACCGCTGTACCCCGTGATCCCGATCCTGTCGATCATCGGCTGCCTCTGGATCATCAAGGATCTCCGCCCCATCACCATCTTCGTCTTCCTCGGGTGGACCCTGGTCGTGCTCGTGTGGTGGTGGTTCACCGGCCGCAAGAACTCGGTGCTCGGCGAGCAGCTGAAGACCGGTCTGATCCGTCTGGTCGGCCCGGGTCGCTACCGCGAGGGCGACGCCGAGCGCGCGGCCGAGCACCTCGAGACCGGCACGCTCCGGATCCCCGACGTGACCGAGGGCGACCCCGTGGTGAGCGCGGGTGAGCCGGGTTCCGCGGGCGGCTCGGGATCCTCGTCCTCCGACGGCGGCACCGGGAGCCGACGATGA
- a CDS encoding universal stress protein, giving the protein MSVVVGVAPGHCSHAAVSLAVLLARSSDLPLAVVSVNAAGWPPQRPLSGVDGEYQRFVREQAEAALDEARELVPDDIDASYRVHDASSARRGLLEACEQIGAERLVVGAKDDGADGEVVVGSVVTGLLQSAHLPVAIAPHGFSAAPGATLERVTAAYSGSETSAELVLGAAAIAAEAGEGIRIASFHTRPRAFLTARVGNDVEDEIIADWEARIREDAGAILDSIERFERQPASVEVVVGSGDSWGSALRSIPWLDAEVLVVGSSSLGPLARISLGSHAVKIVRNAPVPVVVVPRRATDEYIAQGRHAGG; this is encoded by the coding sequence ATGAGTGTCGTCGTCGGCGTCGCTCCCGGGCACTGCTCGCACGCGGCGGTGAGCCTCGCGGTGCTGCTCGCGCGCTCATCGGATCTGCCCCTCGCGGTCGTTTCCGTGAACGCCGCCGGTTGGCCGCCGCAGCGCCCGCTCAGCGGCGTCGACGGAGAGTACCAGCGCTTCGTGCGCGAGCAGGCGGAGGCCGCGCTCGACGAGGCACGAGAGCTCGTGCCCGACGATATCGATGCGAGCTACCGCGTGCATGACGCGTCGAGCGCGCGCCGGGGCCTGCTCGAGGCCTGCGAGCAGATCGGGGCGGAGCGCCTGGTCGTGGGTGCGAAAGACGACGGCGCCGATGGCGAGGTGGTGGTCGGCTCGGTCGTGACCGGGCTGCTGCAGAGCGCGCATCTTCCCGTGGCCATCGCTCCCCACGGCTTCTCTGCCGCGCCGGGAGCCACGCTCGAGCGGGTGACGGCCGCCTACAGCGGTTCGGAGACCTCGGCGGAGCTGGTGCTGGGGGCGGCCGCGATCGCCGCCGAGGCGGGGGAGGGGATCCGCATCGCGTCCTTCCACACCAGGCCGCGCGCATTCCTCACCGCCAGGGTCGGCAACGACGTGGAAGACGAGATCATCGCCGACTGGGAAGCCAGGATCCGCGAAGACGCGGGGGCGATCCTCGACAGCATCGAGCGGTTCGAGCGGCAGCCGGCATCGGTCGAGGTGGTCGTCGGCTCGGGCGACAGCTGGGGCTCCGCGCTGCGGTCGATCCCCTGGCTCGACGCCGAGGTGCTCGTGGTCGGATCGAGCAGCCTCGGCCCGCTGGCGCGCATCTCGCTCGGCTCGCACGCCGTGAAGATCGTGCGCAACGCGCCGGTGCCGGTGGTTGTCGTGCCGCGGCGGGCCACGGACGAGTACATCGCGCAGGGGCGGCACGCCGGCGGCTGA
- a CDS encoding SIP domain-containing protein encodes MNGVSATDHADENSTSDFIFICPSYLECVLAAGDASDIESLSDWCADLPRKSYGRVFIEVKTAEQIQPFAAPPGVGITWLVQESRAALTGELLMNAVDAWLDEWVRGDPLSGRYVHLWTGARDSHEATEQWGRIRSELAEIWTAAVEYREQRA; translated from the coding sequence ATGAACGGTGTGAGCGCCACTGACCACGCCGACGAGAACAGCACGTCGGACTTCATCTTCATCTGCCCGAGCTACCTCGAGTGCGTGCTCGCGGCGGGTGACGCGAGCGACATCGAATCCCTGAGCGACTGGTGCGCGGACCTTCCGCGCAAGAGCTACGGGCGCGTGTTCATCGAGGTCAAGACGGCGGAGCAGATCCAGCCTTTTGCCGCGCCTCCCGGGGTCGGGATCACCTGGCTCGTGCAGGAGTCGCGCGCGGCTCTGACGGGGGAGTTGCTCATGAACGCCGTCGACGCCTGGCTCGACGAGTGGGTGCGCGGCGACCCGCTGAGCGGCCGCTACGTGCACCTGTGGACCGGCGCCCGTGACAGCCACGAGGCTACCGAGCAGTGGGGCCGCATCCGGTCCGAACTCGCCGAGATCTGGACCGCCGCGGTCGAGTACCGCGAGCAGCGGGCGTAG
- a CDS encoding Dps family protein has product MVQTKKQSVVVAKQDIDRAAGVEHYLAPVVHDLVALAVDGKQAHWHVRGANFIGVHEFLDEVVEHAQDGADEVAERIVALGLPVDARIGTVAKKASLPEAKQGFQQSDDTIRDVVSQLDAALVTIYAAISGLEDIDPTSQDIVIALAQQLDKDRWFLASHLTV; this is encoded by the coding sequence ATGGTTCAGACCAAGAAGCAGTCAGTCGTCGTGGCGAAGCAGGATATCGACCGAGCCGCGGGAGTCGAGCACTACCTCGCGCCCGTGGTACACGACCTCGTCGCTCTGGCGGTCGACGGCAAGCAGGCGCACTGGCACGTGCGCGGCGCGAACTTCATCGGCGTGCACGAGTTCCTGGACGAGGTCGTCGAGCATGCGCAGGACGGCGCCGACGAGGTCGCGGAGCGCATCGTCGCCCTCGGCCTGCCCGTCGACGCCCGCATCGGCACCGTCGCGAAGAAGGCCAGCCTGCCCGAGGCGAAGCAGGGATTCCAGCAGTCGGACGACACGATCCGCGACGTCGTGTCGCAGCTCGACGCAGCACTCGTCACGATCTACGCCGCGATCTCGGGGCTCGAAGACATCGACCCTACAAGCCAGGACATCGTGATCGCGCTGGCGCAGCAGCTCGACAAGGATCGCTGGTTCCTCGCCTCGCACCTGACGGTCTGA
- a CDS encoding YciI family protein: MRNHDGTGVRTTGGAFLRSELPIAGFAIIEASSLEEAIEMVSGTPCAVAQGVVEVWPLEVP; the protein is encoded by the coding sequence GTGCGCAATCACGACGGCACCGGGGTTCGCACGACCGGCGGCGCGTTCCTGCGGTCCGAGCTGCCCATCGCGGGATTCGCGATCATCGAGGCGAGCAGCCTGGAGGAGGCGATCGAGATGGTCTCGGGGACGCCGTGCGCCGTCGCACAGGGCGTCGTCGAGGTGTGGCCCCTCGAGGTGCCCTGA
- a CDS encoding SIMPL domain-containing protein produces the protein MTTIHATGTAETHVLAERATITALISVTSRDRSGSIDAATRLHNWLVQRAEQLRASGDATWHSADPITTWSYKSYAEGKPKQVVFEHRTSSRVRVKLSNLSLVSALVTELAEAGVTTDVDWSLTENTRRVYERRMRKAAVESAREVANDYAGALGQRIESVVSISDAPVGGTPMAAFARSAAAAGASEVTVAEITVSATVSGVYEAE, from the coding sequence ATGACGACGATCCACGCCACGGGCACGGCCGAGACGCACGTGCTCGCCGAACGCGCCACGATCACCGCGCTCATCTCCGTGACGTCACGCGACCGCTCCGGCAGTATCGACGCGGCGACCCGCCTGCACAACTGGCTCGTGCAGCGGGCCGAGCAGCTGCGGGCGAGCGGCGACGCGACCTGGCACTCCGCCGATCCCATCACCACCTGGAGTTACAAGAGCTACGCCGAGGGGAAGCCGAAGCAGGTCGTCTTTGAGCACCGCACCTCGAGCCGTGTGCGTGTGAAGCTGTCGAACCTGTCGCTCGTGAGCGCGCTCGTCACCGAGCTCGCCGAGGCCGGGGTGACCACCGACGTCGACTGGTCCCTGACCGAGAACACCCGCCGCGTCTACGAGCGCCGCATGCGCAAGGCCGCCGTCGAATCCGCTCGCGAGGTCGCGAACGACTACGCCGGGGCGCTCGGCCAGCGCATCGAGAGCGTCGTCAGCATCTCCGACGCGCCCGTCGGCGGCACCCCGATGGCGGCGTTCGCGCGATCCGCCGCAGCCGCCGGGGCGTCCGAGGTGACCGTCGCCGAGATCACCGTGAGTGCGACCGTGAGCGGGGTGTACGAGGCGGAGTGA
- a CDS encoding DUF3320 domain-containing protein, protein MVDTRVLIGQGLDAVAEALQPIVAQRFSQLLPGVSDWTRVLREKDEQNGRRFESYNPADLLLLLRAITERFGSIGYPFQDLIARQTSNCASELRTVRNRWAHNETFSAAEAYRALDTAALLLSGINAATQGAKLAALKLEALTAMQPFVERPAETPKTVPASMQPSTARHAEPAAPLSTAADPEGSDAPRGASASSVAGFDVSAVDVLSYALAHCSVAIVNEITINYRGAELRGASVEVEALSPMGALGDPKVLLVDLDGENNLSLKAVAFTLDSSRMLALDTQHEGSLRLTLRGPDDQVITEHQHAVRILASNQWIGRPLQLGLELIAAFVQPNASEIEKLAGEASELLGKATGNSALDGYQSGSPERIDAAAKAVYDAMQARSIRYAEPPASWGLNGQKVRTPEEVLCGRLGTCLDTTVTFAAVLEEMGINSTLWFVPGHVFLGYWRYESSLDTPAEVDASEAINYVGLGSLRLIETTSVPLGESFETAARRPMLEHLSKGASHFDGVTDIQQARLSGIHPLPSRSFNDSGELVVREYRIAASSPALEYLPEVSSSDGNTQRRLPTRVVQWKNALLDLSLRNRLINYSGRAGHALEVPQPKLGDFEDLINSGAAVTLVPSDRIPEIDRSRGIRSGRELPETALAVMLDERKQVFIDLREEAYSSRLRALAYKARTIVEETGANNLYLALGMLRWDLAGRELRSPLILVPVMLTSSARGQGYRISLDDAGESTPNYCLLEKLRVSLGLEIPGLANPAHDESGIDLAAALAATRRALADAKLPFTVEDSVELAILQFAKFRLWKDVDENWDAFTSNPLVDHLVHSPTETFSDPAATPANPDLDAVITELPVSADSSQADAVVEAAAGRTFVLEGPPGTGKSQTITNLLAHSIAQGKRVLFVAEKRAALDVVKQRLEAVGLGQLSLDLHDKGARPTAVRAQISAALEAAFIVDEARLSTNRETNQSSASSLRRYAERLHKPNAFGLSLYSARDRLLASEDDTPSLPVPVAFIRRADKTVAERIRASLRSLPETADLAKPAPVHPWGFIDFSATTRSAEDIYAAAREFDRTLGDLINAGVDQATLHLIEAPEQIEAWANLCRAPRFSLEAIDAVRPRIDSGDFAELRRRFAQIAESLPAWSASVGVECLSSNVQEIHAHAMAADGSGIFGRKKRQRAVLREFGEALRVDPRSVHPKAVSQLTFEIAQTAYAIDDLVRLAMSLPFPLVHADWNPHLDPGAQPALATLDWLKWLIPILTRNGPFSEPLRVELRNSYAGSSVDLNLAEALSNYAAAWRRLDALAGANDRDGALAAWSAGRGLVNTWAATRGQRRLDADAPISLQRWLDFLQQLEPIRQEGLSEAHEILKTGMMSADDAALAFDRGLAASTIEEREEAEGLTAFDAASHNRSITRFTRSSSAIREELPRWIPQQIVAQRRVDPRYNGGAMGELKRQLGRKRGGMSIRALFEHFESIILQISPCVLMSPESVARFFPAKSDMFDIVVFDEASQIRVADSVGAMGRGRSVVVVGDSRQMPPTNFAEPQIHEGDSQVEDGETVVDEESILTECVQARVPQKWLSWHYRSQDETLISFSNHTYYDSRLSSFPAPPSPSHSASHGISLVRVDGHFNRSGKGKLLRTNQIEAQAIVDEVARRFARNPAESPSLGIITFNAQQRVLIETMLRDHHDERLAAALDERDGLFVKNLENVQGDERDTILFSVAFSKNDRGVVPLNFGPLTRAGGERRLNVAITRARRQVVLYSSFDPGDLRTENTLSVGIKHLKAYMELADAGIRGSSLDASVQPLTDRHRDEIAAELRLRGFAVQTDLGLSDFRIDISVATAEEPERQLLAVLLDGESWRSRRTVADRDGLPVEVLENLMRWPAVERVWLPEWLQDRETTLDRLAAAVSRTLERQVSSDPFPLGEEAGQAPATDQGHPEISRETTLRSSLRHGADLDPAPSPTSAPDRRSAIMELPSTRIQHERLTPFVPWTGTAGGGVDVLDALPRMDAARQVREVIRSAVAAEGPVHAQRLAKLVGESFGLSRVASGRVSSILACVPSDLPRSENAEFIWPAEIDPKTYTTARHTGGELRREIDSVPLEEIANAMAIVSELSGGMETEAIQREALALFGGKRITSGIARRLEAALALGEDSGRLRRVGTVWRTAD, encoded by the coding sequence ATGGTGGACACCCGCGTACTGATCGGGCAGGGACTCGACGCCGTTGCTGAGGCCCTGCAGCCGATCGTCGCTCAGCGTTTCTCTCAGCTTCTGCCCGGCGTCTCCGATTGGACGCGAGTGCTGCGGGAGAAGGACGAGCAGAATGGGCGACGGTTCGAAAGCTACAACCCCGCCGACCTGCTCCTGTTGCTCCGCGCGATCACCGAACGCTTCGGATCCATCGGATACCCGTTCCAGGACCTCATCGCCCGCCAGACCTCCAACTGCGCGAGCGAGCTTCGCACGGTCCGGAACCGCTGGGCGCACAATGAGACTTTCTCAGCGGCGGAGGCCTACCGTGCGTTGGACACCGCCGCACTCCTGCTGTCCGGGATCAACGCCGCGACCCAAGGCGCAAAACTCGCCGCTTTGAAGCTCGAAGCGCTCACCGCGATGCAGCCTTTCGTCGAAAGACCCGCGGAGACTCCGAAGACGGTTCCCGCGAGCATGCAGCCATCGACCGCGAGGCATGCGGAACCTGCGGCACCTCTGTCCACGGCAGCCGACCCGGAGGGTTCCGATGCTCCCCGGGGTGCCTCCGCGTCGTCCGTCGCCGGCTTCGACGTATCCGCCGTTGATGTGCTGAGCTATGCGCTGGCGCACTGCAGCGTCGCCATCGTGAACGAGATCACCATCAACTACCGCGGAGCAGAACTCCGCGGTGCTTCAGTCGAAGTCGAAGCGCTCAGTCCGATGGGCGCTCTCGGGGATCCGAAGGTTCTGCTCGTCGACCTCGACGGGGAGAACAACCTCTCCCTGAAGGCCGTCGCCTTCACCTTGGACTCATCCCGAATGCTGGCGTTGGACACCCAGCACGAGGGAAGTCTCCGTCTCACGCTGCGCGGGCCCGACGACCAGGTGATCACGGAGCACCAGCACGCGGTGCGCATCCTTGCCTCGAACCAGTGGATCGGTAGACCGCTCCAGCTCGGTCTCGAGCTCATCGCCGCCTTCGTACAGCCAAACGCGTCCGAGATCGAGAAGCTTGCCGGCGAAGCCTCCGAGCTGCTCGGCAAAGCCACGGGGAATTCGGCACTCGACGGATACCAGTCGGGAAGCCCCGAACGCATCGACGCTGCGGCGAAGGCCGTTTACGACGCGATGCAGGCGCGAAGTATCCGGTATGCGGAACCGCCGGCCAGCTGGGGACTCAACGGCCAGAAGGTGCGTACACCCGAGGAAGTCCTCTGCGGACGACTCGGAACCTGTCTCGACACCACCGTCACCTTCGCCGCCGTTCTCGAGGAGATGGGGATCAACAGCACGCTGTGGTTCGTCCCCGGACATGTGTTCCTGGGTTACTGGAGGTACGAGAGCTCGCTCGACACGCCGGCCGAGGTCGATGCCTCGGAGGCGATCAACTATGTCGGCCTCGGCAGTCTTCGCCTGATCGAGACCACATCCGTTCCGCTCGGAGAGAGCTTCGAGACCGCTGCACGACGACCCATGCTCGAGCATTTGTCCAAGGGGGCGAGTCATTTCGATGGCGTCACCGATATTCAGCAAGCCAGGCTGTCCGGTATCCATCCGCTCCCGAGCCGTTCCTTCAATGACTCCGGAGAGTTGGTCGTCAGAGAGTATCGCATCGCTGCGAGCTCCCCTGCTCTCGAATATCTACCGGAGGTCTCGTCGAGCGACGGGAACACCCAACGTCGGCTTCCGACCCGCGTGGTGCAGTGGAAGAACGCGCTCCTCGATCTCAGCCTCCGCAACCGTTTGATCAATTACTCGGGCCGGGCAGGGCACGCTCTCGAGGTACCGCAGCCGAAGCTCGGGGACTTCGAGGATCTCATCAACTCGGGAGCAGCGGTTACCCTCGTGCCCTCGGACCGGATTCCCGAGATCGACCGTTCACGCGGCATCCGATCCGGACGGGAGCTGCCGGAAACGGCCCTGGCCGTCATGCTCGACGAGCGCAAGCAGGTCTTCATCGATCTGCGCGAGGAGGCGTACTCGAGCCGACTGAGGGCCCTGGCCTACAAGGCACGAACGATCGTCGAGGAGACCGGCGCGAACAATCTCTATCTGGCGCTCGGCATGCTGCGGTGGGACTTGGCAGGTCGAGAGCTGCGTTCTCCTCTGATCCTCGTTCCGGTCATGTTAACGAGTTCCGCTCGCGGCCAGGGCTACCGCATCAGCCTCGACGATGCAGGGGAATCCACTCCGAACTACTGCCTGCTCGAGAAGCTGCGTGTCTCGCTCGGTCTCGAGATCCCGGGGCTTGCAAATCCTGCGCATGACGAGTCCGGAATCGACCTGGCCGCAGCACTGGCGGCGACTCGCCGCGCCCTCGCCGATGCGAAGCTTCCTTTTACCGTTGAAGACTCGGTTGAACTGGCGATCCTGCAATTCGCCAAGTTTCGGCTCTGGAAAGACGTCGACGAGAACTGGGACGCGTTCACCTCCAACCCGCTCGTCGATCATCTTGTGCATTCTCCGACGGAGACATTCAGTGACCCCGCGGCCACCCCGGCGAACCCCGATCTCGATGCCGTCATCACCGAGCTCCCCGTGTCGGCCGACTCCTCACAGGCTGACGCCGTGGTCGAAGCAGCTGCCGGACGCACCTTCGTGCTTGAGGGACCCCCCGGCACGGGCAAGTCCCAGACGATCACCAATCTGCTGGCGCATTCCATCGCTCAGGGCAAGCGCGTGCTCTTCGTCGCCGAGAAACGCGCTGCGCTCGATGTGGTGAAACAGCGTCTCGAGGCCGTCGGACTCGGTCAGCTCAGTTTGGACCTGCACGATAAGGGTGCACGCCCCACCGCTGTGCGAGCACAGATATCCGCCGCGCTGGAGGCGGCCTTCATCGTCGACGAGGCTCGTCTATCTACCAACCGCGAGACGAACCAGTCGAGCGCCTCCTCGTTGCGCCGATACGCCGAGCGGTTGCACAAACCCAACGCGTTCGGATTGTCGCTCTACAGCGCGCGAGATCGCCTCCTCGCTTCCGAAGACGACACACCATCGCTTCCCGTCCCCGTGGCATTCATCCGGCGCGCCGATAAAACGGTGGCGGAACGAATCCGGGCCTCGCTGCGCAGTCTGCCCGAGACCGCTGATCTCGCGAAACCCGCCCCTGTGCACCCCTGGGGATTCATCGACTTCTCCGCAACCACGCGGTCTGCCGAAGACATCTACGCCGCCGCGCGTGAATTCGATCGGACGTTGGGAGATCTGATCAACGCTGGTGTCGACCAGGCGACCCTGCACCTAATCGAAGCTCCGGAGCAGATCGAGGCCTGGGCAAACCTCTGTCGCGCGCCTCGGTTCTCCCTCGAAGCGATCGATGCTGTCCGCCCGAGAATCGATTCAGGAGATTTCGCCGAGCTTCGTCGACGATTCGCACAGATCGCCGAGTCTCTGCCAGCATGGAGCGCATCCGTGGGCGTCGAGTGCTTGAGCAGCAACGTGCAGGAGATACACGCTCACGCGATGGCAGCCGATGGTTCCGGGATATTCGGCAGGAAGAAGCGCCAGCGCGCAGTGCTGCGAGAGTTCGGCGAGGCCCTTCGCGTTGACCCACGCAGCGTGCACCCGAAGGCGGTCTCGCAGCTCACTTTCGAGATCGCCCAGACCGCATACGCCATCGACGATCTCGTCCGACTTGCGATGAGCCTGCCATTCCCGCTCGTGCACGCAGACTGGAACCCCCACCTCGACCCTGGAGCGCAGCCGGCGCTCGCAACCCTCGACTGGCTGAAGTGGCTCATTCCCATACTGACGCGGAACGGCCCCTTCTCCGAGCCGTTGCGCGTCGAGCTCCGGAACTCCTATGCAGGGTCATCGGTCGACCTGAATCTGGCGGAGGCCCTGAGCAACTACGCCGCTGCGTGGCGTCGTCTGGATGCATTGGCGGGAGCGAACGACCGGGACGGAGCCCTGGCAGCGTGGAGTGCCGGTCGTGGACTCGTCAACACCTGGGCCGCAACCCGCGGACAGCGCCGCCTCGATGCGGACGCGCCGATCTCCTTGCAGCGATGGCTCGACTTCCTCCAGCAGCTCGAGCCGATCCGGCAGGAAGGCCTGAGTGAGGCCCACGAGATCCTGAAAACGGGCATGATGTCTGCCGACGATGCCGCACTTGCCTTCGACCGCGGACTCGCTGCATCAACCATCGAAGAACGAGAGGAGGCCGAAGGGCTCACCGCCTTCGACGCTGCGTCGCACAACCGATCCATTACGAGGTTCACGCGGAGCAGCAGCGCGATTCGTGAGGAGCTTCCGCGTTGGATCCCGCAACAGATCGTCGCTCAGCGTCGGGTGGATCCCCGCTACAACGGCGGGGCCATGGGCGAGCTCAAACGCCAACTCGGACGTAAACGCGGAGGCATGAGCATTCGTGCCCTCTTCGAACACTTCGAATCGATCATCCTCCAGATCTCTCCGTGCGTGCTGATGAGCCCCGAGTCCGTCGCACGTTTCTTCCCAGCCAAGTCGGACATGTTCGACATCGTGGTCTTCGATGAGGCCTCGCAGATTCGAGTCGCAGACTCCGTGGGCGCGATGGGGCGTGGACGCTCGGTCGTCGTCGTCGGTGACAGCCGTCAGATGCCCCCGACGAACTTCGCCGAGCCCCAGATTCACGAGGGAGACTCACAAGTCGAGGATGGTGAAACCGTCGTCGACGAGGAGTCGATCCTCACCGAGTGCGTCCAGGCGCGCGTGCCTCAGAAATGGTTGTCATGGCACTACCGCAGTCAGGACGAAACGCTCATCTCGTTCAGCAACCACACCTACTACGACAGTCGTCTGTCCTCCTTCCCGGCTCCGCCGAGCCCGTCTCACTCCGCGAGCCACGGCATCTCCCTGGTCCGTGTCGACGGCCATTTCAATAGGAGCGGAAAGGGCAAGCTGCTGCGGACGAACCAGATCGAGGCACAGGCAATCGTCGATGAGGTCGCCCGTCGGTTCGCTCGGAACCCTGCGGAGAGCCCTTCTCTCGGCATCATCACGTTCAACGCGCAGCAACGGGTACTCATCGAGACCATGTTGCGAGATCATCACGATGAGCGCCTCGCCGCTGCACTTGACGAACGGGATGGTCTGTTCGTCAAGAATCTCGAGAATGTGCAGGGCGATGAACGCGATACGATCCTGTTCTCCGTGGCCTTCAGCAAGAACGACCGCGGGGTGGTGCCGTTGAACTTCGGTCCGCTGACTCGAGCGGGCGGGGAGCGGCGACTCAACGTCGCCATCACCCGCGCGCGTCGTCAGGTCGTGCTGTATTCGAGCTTCGATCCCGGAGATCTACGCACGGAGAATACCCTCTCTGTGGGCATCAAACATCTGAAGGCGTATATGGAACTCGCGGACGCAGGCATACGCGGTTCGAGCCTCGACGCCTCGGTGCAGCCGCTCACCGATCGTCATCGAGATGAGATCGCCGCGGAACTGCGACTACGAGGCTTCGCCGTACAAACCGACCTCGGCCTCTCGGATTTCCGCATCGACATCAGCGTCGCAACGGCCGAGGAGCCCGAACGGCAGCTCCTCGCTGTCCTGCTCGACGGCGAGTCCTGGCGCTCGCGACGCACCGTCGCAGATCGCGACGGCCTGCCGGTGGAAGTGCTTGAGAATCTTATGCGCTGGCCCGCCGTGGAGCGCGTGTGGCTGCCGGAATGGCTGCAGGATCGCGAGACGACGCTGGATCGATTGGCCGCGGCCGTGAGTCGAACCTTAGAACGTCAAGTGTCCTCTGACCCCTTCCCGTTGGGTGAAGAAGCAGGACAAGCTCCGGCAACGGACCAGGGGCACCCCGAGATCTCCCGAGAGACGACTTTACGGTCTTCGCTGCGCCATGGAGCGGATCTGGATCCGGCTCCAAGCCCGACCAGTGCCCCGGATCGACGGTCCGCGATCATGGAGTTGCCGTCTACTAGAATACAGCACGAGCGGTTGACGCCTTTTGTGCCGTGGACCGGCACCGCCGGAGGAGGAGTCGATGTTCTCGACGCGCTGCCTCGTATGGATGCTGCCAGACAGGTTCGGGAGGTCATCCGCTCGGCCGTCGCCGCAGAAGGGCCCGTCCACGCCCAGCGGTTGGCCAAGCTCGTCGGGGAGAGTTTTGGGCTTTCACGCGTTGCGAGCGGTCGCGTCTCCAGCATTCTCGCGTGCGTTCCGAGCGACCTGCCCCGCAGCGAGAACGCCGAGTTCATCTGGCCCGCCGAAATCGATCCGAAGACATATACAACAGCCCGTCATACCGGCGGCGAACTACGACGCGAGATCGATTCGGTACCGCTGGAAGAGATAGCGAATGCGATGGCGATCGTCTCGGAGCTTTCGGGAGGAATGGAGACGGAGGCCATCCAGCGTGAGGCTCTTGCTCTCTTCGGGGGCAAGAGAATCACTAGCGGAATCGCGAGACGGCTCGAAGCCGCACTGGCGCTAGGGGAAGACTCCGGACGTCTGCGGCGCGTTGGTACCGTCTGGCGCACCGCTGACTGA